The nucleotide window TCCACCATGTACTTGAAGTACTCCACATGGCCGCCTTGGTAGGAGCTGATGGCGATGCCTTGCACGTCTTCCTGCAGCGCAGCGGTGACCACCTCGTCCACACTGCGGTTGTGGCCCAAGTGGATGACTTCAGCGCCCATGCCCTGCAGGATGCGGCGCATGATGTTGATGGCCGCATCATGCCCGTCGAACAGGCTGGCGGCGGTCACAAAACGCACCTTGTGCGTGGGCCGGTAGTTGGCAAGGGCCTTGAACTCTGCAGACAGGTCGGTCATGGCTTGGCACCTAATTGACGTTTACGTAAACGTCAACTGTAAACCATTTGCCTGACGCGTATTTCCCTTTCAATATCCTTTAGAGTTGACCCAGCTTCACAGAACCCGCCGCCGCACCCGACAGCCATGCAACCGATCCAGCTTTTTGACCCCGCCTCCAGCACCTACACCTATGTGCTGTTTGACGAGGCGACGCGCGACGCGCTGATCATTGACCCGGTGGACAACCAGCTGGAGCGCGACCTGAATGTGCTGCGCCAATACGGCCTGAAGCTGGCCTGGACGGTAGAAACCCATGCCCACGCCGACCACATCACCAGCGCTGGCCAACTGGCCGAACACGCGGGCGCCAAAACCGCGGCACCCGCAGGCTGCGGCATCACCACCGCGGCGGTGCAACTGGCAGATGGCGATGTGCTGCCGTTTGGCGGCGAACACATCAAAGTGCTGCACACACCGGGCCACACCGCCGGCAGCATGAGTTTTGTCTGGCGCACGCATGTGTTCACCGGCGATACGCTCTTGATCCACGGCTGTGGCCGCACCGATTTCCAGTCGGGTAGTGCCGAAGCGCTGTACCACAGCATCACCCAGGTGCTATTCAAACTGCCTGATACCACCACGGTCTGGCCTGGCCACGATTACCAGGGCCGCACCCACTCCAGCATCGCTGCCGAGAAATCGGGCAACCCCCGGGTCGCCGACAAAACCGAACAAGAATTCATCACCATCATGGAATCCCTGAACCTGCCCAAACCCCAACGCATGGACGAAGCCGTCCCCGCGAACCTGACCTCGGGTGTGCGCCATGATGCCGGCGGTGCAGGTGCGATAGAGCTACGCGCCGCAGCCGGGTATGCCGGGGATGTATCCCCCGCACTGGCTTGCGCCTGGTGGCAGGCCAGGGACGCCGTGCTGGTGGACGTACGCACCGACGCTGAACGCGAGTGGGTGGGTTTTGTGCCCGGCGCAGTCGCCATTGCCTGGAAACAATGGCCTGGCATGGCACTGAACGCCAGCTTTGACGCCAGCGTGCAGGCCGCCGTGCCCGCAGGCAAAAAACTGGTCCTGCTGTGCCGCAGTGGTGTGCGCTCCGTCGCAGCAGCCAAACGCGCGACCGAGCTGGGCCTGGAGGCCTACAACATCCTCGAAGGTTTTGAAGGCGACCCGGACACTGAGGCGCACCGCGGCAACAGGGGCGGCTGGCGCATGCGTGGCCTGCCCTGGCGCCAAGGGTGAGTAACACATGAGCTTTCTCGCACTCGATATCGGCAACACCCGGCTCAAATGGGCGCAGTACGCGTCCGCCCATCCCAAAGCTGCGCTGCTAAGCCAGGGCGCCGAGTTTCTGGAAAACATCGACAAACTGGCGGAAGGCCCTTGGCACGGTATGCCAGTGCCCAAGCAGGTGCTGGGCTGCGTTGTGGCTGGCGACACGGTGCGCCGCCGCGTGCAGGAGCAGATGGAACACTGGGAGGTGGTCCCGCAATGGGTGGTGGCCAGCGAGTCCGAGGCCGGCCTGCGCAATGGCTACGACCACCCCTCCCGCTTGGGCGCAGACCGCTGGGTGGCGATGGTCGGGGCCTACCACCGCATGTTGTCGCAAGGCGCGCCGCTGCCCATGGTGGTGGTCATGGTGGGTACTGCCGTGACGGTGGAAGCGGTGGATGCCGAGGGCAAGTTTTTGGGCGGTCTGATCTTGCCGGGCCACGGCATCATGCTGCGCGCGCTAGAGTCCGGCACCGCCGGGCTGCACGTGCCCACGGGCGAAGTGCGCGAGTTCCCCACCAACACCAGTGACGCGTTGACCAGCGGCGGCACCTACGCTATTGCCGGCGCCGTGGAACGCATGGTGCAGCATGTGCGCAGCCACTGCGGCGCAGAGCCCAAATGCATCATGACCGGTGGTGCAGGCTGGAAGATGGCACCCAGCATGACGCGGCCATTTGAGCTGGTGGACAACCTGATTTTTGATGGGTTGCTGCAAATGGCGCAGAGGCGGTTTTCCTCTGTTGCAGCTTCCTAGTGCCTCAGGGCTAATTCAGTATATTTCTGGCCTTCAGCCCTTATTGGGATTGCGCAAGCAGCTATTGAATTTGTAGCGGTTTTTGCTTCTGGTGAGATAGTTTGATTTTTTGGCATGTCGGGTTGTGCGCCCGACAGCGCAGTAACTTTTCTTT belongs to Rhodoferax saidenbachensis and includes:
- a CDS encoding MBL fold metallo-hydrolase; translated protein: MQPIQLFDPASSTYTYVLFDEATRDALIIDPVDNQLERDLNVLRQYGLKLAWTVETHAHADHITSAGQLAEHAGAKTAAPAGCGITTAAVQLADGDVLPFGGEHIKVLHTPGHTAGSMSFVWRTHVFTGDTLLIHGCGRTDFQSGSAEALYHSITQVLFKLPDTTTVWPGHDYQGRTHSSIAAEKSGNPRVADKTEQEFITIMESLNLPKPQRMDEAVPANLTSGVRHDAGGAGAIELRAAAGYAGDVSPALACAWWQARDAVLVDVRTDAEREWVGFVPGAVAIAWKQWPGMALNASFDASVQAAVPAGKKLVLLCRSGVRSVAAAKRATELGLEAYNILEGFEGDPDTEAHRGNRGGWRMRGLPWRQG
- a CDS encoding type III pantothenate kinase — encoded protein: MSFLALDIGNTRLKWAQYASAHPKAALLSQGAEFLENIDKLAEGPWHGMPVPKQVLGCVVAGDTVRRRVQEQMEHWEVVPQWVVASESEAGLRNGYDHPSRLGADRWVAMVGAYHRMLSQGAPLPMVVVMVGTAVTVEAVDAEGKFLGGLILPGHGIMLRALESGTAGLHVPTGEVREFPTNTSDALTSGGTYAIAGAVERMVQHVRSHCGAEPKCIMTGGAGWKMAPSMTRPFELVDNLIFDGLLQMAQRRFSSVAAS